Genomic segment of Mercurialis annua linkage group LG6, ddMerAnnu1.2, whole genome shotgun sequence:
CATTAGTTCCCAACCGTGGGGTGAATGGAATCCTATACATAAATCGGTTAATAAAAGAATGGAAAAAGCTTTTATTGTGTCGCTTAAGTTATATAAGAATTCTTGAACCCAAAAATTCAGAATAATAAGTTCTTCATTACTAAAAATAGAATAACCGCTTAGAATAATGAAACAGATTATATTTATTGAGAAGTGCAAAACCATATGGATATGATCCTCATTGTGCATCTTGATCAATTGGATCGTTTCTTTGTGGACTCCGATACGAAACTTTTGCAGACGTGTTGCCGGATATTCCTTTATCATTTCGTCCAAGTGAATGAGTTCCTCTAATTCTATGAACTTTTCTAGAATACTTTTTTCTTGGAtatcatttaaaaaagtttCAGATTTACTAGTATTACACCAATTCATAACCCAAGATTCaaaacttttattaaataaaaaagagatcCACCTGGGCAAAAAAACTATAGCTGTAAGATATAGAGGGGGGataaatgtttttcttttcattttttgttaatttttaatgaaCCCGCCTCGGTTATCGATTCGATATGATCTAATATTTCTTATTTCTATCAAGCATAAGTTCTATTATGAGGCTTCGAACTTATGAATCTATTccctatttttgatttgtgATTCAGTGGTTAGTCCTTAGAATTTTGAAAGAatacaaaaaatattgtttCTAAGTATCTCAATTGCTAAAATTTTGATTTCTAGATCCAAGAATTCCGTTCTATCAACAAAACAAATatttcgaaaaaaaaatgcCCAACTTACCCATATTCCACAGGAATACTTtagaaatttttttgaaaaatattgtgATGTGATAATCAAAAAAAGTGTCAAAAGGAAAATAAGACAGAAACGTTATCATCCAGCCCTTTGTTCATTAAGAAAGATAAAAAGAAAGATAAcaagaaacgttaagaaaggaAAGATAATTTCTAAAGAGAATTTACAAGATATGATCTATCCATATCTAATCTCTCAATTTCAActattgaaaattaaaagagaatttctttattctatattttattccgaaatgctttgttttgatCTATGAAATGGGTTTATTATTTCGATTTATTACTTGTTTTGTTactaaatttattgaatttagatatgcataaaattagatatgcagaaaaaaagtttgattttcgAACTGTTCCGTATATATctgtatataattataatataataatatacgTCTTCTTTGGTTTATCAATATTGTATTGTGAAATTTCAGTTGAGTTATGCTATAGAAAAAAAGGACTCTTGGATTTTGTCGCTCCTgctaataaaatgttaattCTTCAGCTCATTTGAAAATACTTCAATTGGTACACGCAAAAAATAGGCCAATTCCGCTACTTTTTGCTCAATCTCTCGTGGAGCCAAATTCTCATCAGTACGAGTCAAAGGAATGGACCCACGGCCTCTTATTTCCATATAAAGGACACGCCGAGCATAAATACCCCCTTTAACTTCTATTCGAATAGACTGAATATCTTTCATAAAAAATCGGAATAAGATGCGACGATTTTTTCCAGGAAATCCCCAGCGAAAAATACACACTATTCCTTCTTTTCTATCGAATCGATCATAACCACTACCTACATTCCAAAAAATAGTGCACCACAAATAAGAACTAATAAATAGACAGACGATCCCATAGAAAGACACCACGATCCCTTgtggaaaaaaattatttgctgAGACGGAAATAAAGATATCAAATTTCTGCCAAGATAGCTGGAAATTCCAACCAATAAAAATCCCAATGAACCTAAAAAAAGTAGAAAGGCCCAAAAGAAATTACTTGTTTTGCGAGACCCCGCTAGAAGTTCTATCCATATATGTTCTGATCGCCAATTCATACTAAtactataatatatattatatccggttattttttatttgaagtgGGAGACTAGCCCaaaaaaatttgacttttttttttccgaAATCACTTTCATCAACTCGCATTATTCTGATGTGAATCTTTAGGAGGAATTccttagattaaaaaaaagagaGCCTAGCCCCTCATAGGATCCCCTATCtgtacatatataaaaatgtcTGCACGTATATAACAAGCTTTGCATTTCTTTCAGGCATCCGCTACAGtctcaatttattttcaaatagccCATTTTCTTAATATCTTATATTTACGCCTGCGCCTAAAAACCTTTTTCATTTATGTTTGAGAAGGGAGCTGTCTGCATGTTCTATCAGATTCTACTAAACTAAATAGATATCTGTATTATGATCCAAGCCTAAGTcttgaaaaaataaagaaataaaatcgACCCCCGTCAGATCTAATCGGATCTAAAAAATCTTGTTTTTTTGAACATAAAGAGATAAAGAAGCCATCGCAATTGCCGGAAATACTAAGCCCACTAAAGGCACAAAAATAGAGGGTAAGCTGTTGAGAATTGTCATAGAATGGGCACCTCGATTTAATATTTGtacctattattttttatttcattttcttattatttgttttcttttttattagaatttttaaataagttttcttttattattctatttttttattctattttatctattttatttatttgaattgaatatttttatataaatttgatttctataaattgaatatatttgaatatttttttatattatattgaattttattCTTTCGATTTAATCGATggaatattaaatattaatataatattaataataattagtaTCAATTATTCTATTATTCGTTATTAGAAGTTATTAGAAAGATTTcttataatcattaaaatttgtatataatttaattatactaaGTATATCTAAGTGAGGATATAGACTAAAGTGCGAAGAGTGCATAACTAACTAAATGACTTATTCATATTTATACATGAAATAGGATAatccatttatttattattcttctttgtattatcttttttttctaactttcatttttgaatttttttttgaattttactttaataatttaataaaaagaaagagTTTTTACCGTTATAAATTCCCCAAAAATCcgttataatttataatctgatccgtccattttttttagtaaaaaaggGAGTCCCAGGAGATATAGAAATATGCAAGACTCTCTATTTTCTATGCATAGGTAAGAAAAGAAAGAGCATGAAGTTAAGTtcgttttctttttatttattataccTTGCCCATTTTTTTACGAAAAAGGATTCACTCTTTTTTCTTGTTGATAGGGGTTTCTTAATTAGTAATCTGGAATACcggtaaaaaaaatttatctgCATGATTCTTTCTACAATTTTCTCTTATGTTATGTCACAAAAATCCATTCTTCATATTTTTCCTTTGATTCTGCTAAAAAAATACCGGCTCGccagaaaaaaaaagaaattaacgaattgcaatttcattaatttaactatttaacTTCAGACTCTACTTGATTTATGAGTTAAAGGAAAAAAATCATGAAGCTGAAGTAACTCATTCAGAACGCCTTTTAAAAGATTACGTGGTACGATTGAATCGAATAAGCCCTTATGGAATAAAAATTCGGCTGATTGTGAACCTTCAGGTACTGTCTTATTCAATGTTTGTTCGATTACTCTTTTTATTCGATTGATAATCATATAAAGCAGAAGATATTTTAGCCATTTGCATCAAGCTCAAACTTCCTTCTTGCATGCGCGCTCCTCCGGAAGCACACACTAAAATAATAGGTAAAAATTTATTGGTAGCATACTCGATCAAATGAGTAATTTTCTCACCTACTACGGATCCCATACTACCCCCATAAACTGAAAATCCATAACTCCAATTGCTACATGAATGCCGTTTAGTTGACCTGTACCTGTTTGAACGGCCTCGGTTAATCCTGTCTTTCTTTGATAAGAATCAATACGATCCTTATAAGGTTCCTCTTCTGAATGAAATTCAATAGGATCCAAAGATACCATATCTTCATCCAGAGGATCCCAAGTGCCTAAGTCAATCGAAAGCTCAATTCTATCTGAACTACTCATTTTCAAATGATATCCGCATTGTTCACAAACATTCAttctggacttcaaaaattTCTTATAATTTAATCCATAACAATTTTTGCATTGAACCCACAAATGCTTGtatttttgagttatatcgagaTCATTAGAACTTTCTCTTATAGTTAAATCGCTACCATTCGTACTAGTTCTTAGACTGGAACTCTCACTTTCACTACTATTTCCACTTTCCCCCCAAATGTAACTAGAAATGTAACTTTCGCTGTAATTGTTATTACCACTTAAAATATAACTATCAATACAGACTTGAGAACGAAGATAACTGTCAATGCAACTATTGATGTAATTTTTCCAACTATCtttagtattatatatataatgatcGTAGTGGGAATGGCCACTCCTATACCCATTATTCAGAGAATTCGAATTCTAATAACTATAAAAAGAACTTTCTAATTCACTCACAAAAGAATCATCGTTGTCAATCTCAAAAACTTTATTTTCAATATCCAAATATATGGAATAACTGTTCCCATTAATATCCgtaactaaaaaaatttcatCCGCGCTGAAATTCCGGATGTCCCTGACGCCGACTAAATGATCAACATTGTTGTAACAAGAGCTGTTACTATTACTCCAACTACGGGTGGTTTTATCTGTATCATTTAGAATCGGGTCTTCACTTACACTGGTATTTTCAAGAGGACTCAAACTATCTATTGATTTACTTAGCCTACACATGTATCCTAATTCCACATTGGATAAGATCAAATTGAACCGCCGGGTTTCCATAGAACTTTCTTGctgctatttacatttaaataaatagatGAATAGTCATTCGAcgaaaaatcattaaaatattgCATTTCCTCTCAGAATAAATATTAAGTATATAGATCCGAGTAgaaatagaaaaggaatttGTTATATTGTGTCAAATTCACATCGAAAAAAGTAATATTTCTTTTTcctaaaaaaacataatttttttgcaaaatcGCGCCTATTAATAAGTTTCTATGTCAATATGGAACGAAAAGGACAATATACAGGATGGGTAGAAGAAGTTGTGATACTTGATACTGGGCTCCACCCATGATCTGAAACTCGGGAATATATAAAGAATACATCAGTCCTATAGATCCTTAGGATTAACTGTGgatccaaaataaaaataagtgcttagtcttatttttttatcttttatatttagttaaatATGTATcgagtaaaaatatatacatataaaataagatCCTTGTATTTCTATTCGGCTCAATCCTTTTAGTAAAAGATTGGGCCGAGTTTAATTCCAATTCAATTAAGAGAACGAACGTCAATTAGTAGATTACAAAGTATCCATTGCTGGGAATTCAAATTTAATCTCCTTCCATACTTCACAAGCAGCAGCTAGTTCAGGACTCCATTTGCAAGCTTCACGTATAATTTCATTACCCTCGCGAGCAAGATCACGTCCCTCATTACGAGCTTGCACACATGCTTCTAGAGCTACTCGATTAGCTACAGCACCAGGCGCATTTCCCCAAGGGTGCCCTAAAGTTCCTCCACCGAATTGTAGTACAGTATCATCTCCAAAGATCTCGGTCAGAGCAGGCATATGCCAAACATGAATACCCCCAGAAGCTACAGGTATAACACCAGGTAAAGAGACCCAATCTTGAGTGAAATAAATACCGCGGCTTTGATCTTTTTCAACAAAATCATCACGCAATAAATCAACAAATCCCAAAGTGATCTCTCTTTCCCCCTCAAGTTTACCTACTACGGTACCAGCGTGAATATGATCTCCCCCAGACATACGTAACGCCTTAGCTAGTACACGAAAATGCATACCATGATTCTTCTGTCTATCAATAACTGCATGCATTGCGCGGTGAATGTGAAGAAGTAAACCATTATCTCGGCAATAATGAGCCAAGGAAGTATTTGCTGTGAATCCACCTGTTAAGTAGTCGTGCATTACGATAGGAACTCCTAATTCTCTCGCAAATACAGCCCTTTTTATCATTTCTTCGCATGTCCCCGCAGTAGCATTCAAATAATGTTCTTTGATTTCACCCGTTTCAGCCTGTGCTTTATAAATGGCTTCGGCACAAAATAAGAAACGGTCTCTCCAACGCATAAATGGTTGGGAGTTTACGTTCTCATCATCTTTGGGAAAATCAAGTCCACCGCGTAGACATTCATAAACTGCTCTACCGTAATTCTTAGCAGATAGCCCCAATTTAGGTTTAATAGTACAACCCAATAGAGGGCGACCATACTTGTTCAATTTATCTCTCTCAACTTGGATGCCATGAGGTGGCCCTTGGAAAGTTTTAACATAAGCAGGAGGGATTCGCAAATCCTCCAGACGTAGGGCGCGCAGGGCTTTGAACCCAAATACATTACCCACAATGGAAGTAAACATGTTAGTAACAGAACCTTCTTCAAAAAGGTCTAAGGGGTAAGCTACATAAGCAATAAATTGACTTTCTTCTCCAGCAACGGGTTCGATGTGATAGCATCGTCCTTTATAACGATCAAGACTGGTAAGCCCGTCGGTCCACACAGTTGTCCATGTACCGGTAGAAGATTCAGCAGCTACCGCAGCTCCTGCTTCCTCAGGCGGAACTCCAGGTTGGGGAGTTACTCGGAATGCTGCCAAGATATCAGTATCTTTGGTTTCATATTCAGGAGTATAATAAGTCAATTTATAATCTTTAACACCAGCCTTGAACCCAACACTTGCTTTAGTCTCTGTTTGTGGTGACATAAGTCCCTCCCTACAACTCATGAATTAAGAATTCTCACAACAATAAGGTCTACTCGACATGAATTAGGAGTTAATGAAACCTTTCGCATGATTCTTTCACAAAGTTATCAACCAATATTATCAACTaatcagaatttttttattagaccGCGGTATTTGATTCACCAAATACATCATTATTGTATACTCTTTCATATATATAGCGCAACCCAACCCCTGTTTTTCAAGTTTCTAATCCTTAACTTAAacttttttgaattgaaatatcgaaataataagaaaattcCTCTTGACAGTAATATATGTTGTATATGTAAATCCGAGATGTAAAAATCGGCAGAATTCAtctatgaaaaaagaaaaataataatagctaGGTGTAAGTCAATATGCCGAAACAAAAAAAGAAGGACCTATGAAATAATGAATCATAAATAGAGTTCATGTTCGAATTTCATCGAAAATACAGATAGTATTATCTATAATGATAGCCAACCGAAAGGCTTCCTGAAGCCTTTTTTTTATGCATCcacttaatattttttctatttcattttcaaaaaaaaatgaaaaatgagttAGTTGAACTTGAAAATTCACTCatcgaaattgaaaaaaaataagtaaacaaTTGAATTGGATTTTTTAGATGGTATCAACGAAATCCAGTACTAAACttccattttctttttttactaaattaatcgATCAATTTGTCGTCGAACATTTCTTTTGGactaaaacattttgaaaaaaaattcgacatattattctatttatattccttttattattttattatgagaatCAATCCTACTACTTCTGATCCGGGAGTTTCCGCACTTGAAAAAAAGAACCTGGGGCGTATCGCTCAAATCATTGGGCCGGTGCTAGATGTAGCCTTTCCCCCGAGAAAGATGCCTAATATTTACAGCGCTCTGGTAGTTAAGGGCCGAGATACTGTTGGTCAAGAAATTAATGTGACTTGTGAAGTACAACAATTATTAGGAAATAATCGAGTTCGGGCTGTAGCTATGAGTGCTACAGATGGTCTAACGAGAGGGATGGAAGTGATTGACACAGGAGCTCCTCTCAGTGTTCCAGTCGGCGGGGCGACTCTAGGACGAATTTTCAACGTGCTTGGAGAACCTGTCGATAATTTAGGTCCTGTAGATACTTGCGCAACATCCCCTATTCATAGATCTGCACCTGCCTTTATACAGTTAGATACAAAATTATCGATTTTTGAGATAGGAATTAAAGTAGTAGATCTTTTAGCCCCTTATCGCCGTGGAGAAAAATCGGACTCTTCGGGGGAGCTGGAGTGGGTAAAACAGTACTTATTATGGAATTAATCAACAACATTGCGAAAGCTCATGGGGGCGTATCCGTATTTGGCGGAGTAGGCGAACGTACTCGTGAAGGAAATGATCTTTATATGGAAATGAAAGAATCTGGAGTAATTAATGAAGAAAATATTGCAGAATCAAAAGTGGCTCTAGTCTATGGTCAGATGAACGAACCCCCGGGAGCTCGTATGAGAGTTGGCTTAACTGCCCTAACTATGGCGGAATATTTCCGAGATGTTAATGAACAAGACGTACTTCTATTTATCGACAATATCTTCCGTTTCGTCCAAGCAGGATCCGAAGTCTCCGCCTTATTGGGTAGAATGCCTTCCGCTGTGGGTTATCAACCTACCCTTAGTACCGAAATGGGTTCTTTACAAGAACGAATTACTTCTACAAAAGAAGGGTCCATAACTTCGATTCAAGCAGTTTATGTACCTGCGGACGATTTGACTGACCCTTCTCCTGCCACGACATTTGCACATTTAGATGCTTCTACTGTACTATCAAGAGGATTGGCTGCTAAGGGTATCTATCCAGTAGTAGATCCTTTAGATTCAACATCAACTATGCTCCAACCTCAGATCGTTGGTGAGGAACATTACAAAACTGCGCAAAGAGTTAAGCAAACTTTACAGCGTTACAAAGAACTTCAGGACATTATAGCTATCCTTGGGTTGGACGAATTATCCGAAGAAGATCGCTTAACTGTAGCAAGAGCACGAAAAATTGAGCGTTTCTTATCACAACCTTTTTTCGTAGCAGAAGTCTTTACGGGCTCCCCTGGGAAATATGTCGGTTTAGCAGAAACTATTAGAGGGTTTAAATTTATTCTTTCCGGAGAATTAGATAGTCTACCTGAGCAGGCTTTTTATTTTGTATGTAATATTGATGAAGCTACTGCGAAGGCTACGAACTTAGAAATGGAGAACAACTTGAAGAAATGACCTTAAATCTTTGTGTATTGACCCCGAATCGAATTGTTTGGGATTCGGAAGTGAAAGAAATCATTTTATCTACTAATAGTGGACAAATTGGCGTATTATCAAATCATGCGCCTATTGCCACAGCTGTTGATATCGGTATTTTGAGAATACGCCTTAATGACCAATGGTTAACGATGGCTCTGATGGGTGGGTTTGCTAGAATAGGCAATAATGAGATTACTGTTTTAGTAAATGATGCAGAGAAGGGTAGTGATATTGATCCACAAGAAGCCCAGCAAACTCTTGAAATAGCAGAAGCTAACTTGAGAAAGGCGGAAGGCAGGAGACAAATAATTGAGGCAAATCTAGCTCTCAGACGAGCTAGGGCACGAGTAGAGGCTATTAATGTGATTTCGTAACTATAACTAACTAGAATAAGAATAATAAGCAGAACTTCTGTATAAGCAGAAGTTCTGTTTATACACCCCACCCTATTTTTTTTGATTCTGCCAATTGAATAGAATCCTAAGTATAATCAGATTTTAAtacaacaaaaatatttttcaattcaaaaatgaaatagaatggaacgaaaaagataaaaaatcacTAAACTAAGACGggtcaaaaaattgaaatttattagATAACATTGAGTCTGATATCTAATCATTTGTACCTACTATTGGATTTGAACCAATGACTCCCG
This window contains:
- the LOC130015653 gene encoding chloroplast envelope membrane protein-like, which codes for MKRKTFIPPLYLTAIVFLPRWISFLFNKSFESWVMNWCNTSKSETFLNDIQEKSILEKFIELEELIHLDEMIKEYPATRLQKFRIGVHKETIQLIKMHNEDHIHMVLHFSINIICFIILSGYSIFSNEELIILNFWVQEFLYNLSDTIKAFSILLLTDLCIGFHSPHGWELMIGSVYKDFGFANNDQIISGLVSTFPVILDTIFKYWIFRYLNRVSPSLVVIYHSMND
- the LOC126653689 gene encoding ribulose bisphosphate carboxylase large chain, which encodes MSCREGLMSPQTETKASVGFKAGVKDYKLTYYTPEYETKDTDILAAFRVTPQPGVPPEEAGAAVAAESSTGTWTTVWTDGLTSLDRYKGRCYHIEPVAGEESQFIAYVAYPLDLFEEGSVTNMFTSIVGNVFGFKALRALRLEDLRIPPAYVKTFQGPPHGIQVERDKLNKYGRPLLGCTIKPKLGLSAKNYGRAVYECLRGGLDFPKDDENVNSQPFMRWRDRFLFCAEAIYKAQAETGEIKEHYLNATAGTCEEMIKRAVFARELGVPIVMHDYLTGGFTANTSLAHYCRDNGLLLHIHRAMHAVIDRQKNHGMHFRVLAKALRMSGGDHIHAGTVVGKLEGEREITLGFVDLLRDDFVEKDQSRGIYFTQDWVSLPGVIPVASGGIHVWHMPALTEIFGDDTVLQFGGGTLGHPWGNAPGAVANRVALEACVQARNEGRDLAREGNEIIREACKWSPELAAACEVWKEIKFEFPAMDTL